One window of Thiovulum sp. ES genomic DNA carries:
- a CDS encoding tmRNA, whose translation MKKFIFTILISGFLFNGCTTMYFHNGDVSQNPEVTNNQTHVNMLFSLIETSDPLVLNHQCAEDWETIKVERTFGDGLIGILENLVVGVDIFDLQTLSYQCRE comes from the coding sequence ATGAAAAAGTTTATTTTTACAATTCTGATTTCTGGTTTTTTGTTTAATGGTTGTACGACAATGTATTTTCACAACGGTGATGTGAGTCAAAACCCCGAAGTTACCAACAATCAAACACATGTCAATATGCTTTTTAGTTTAATTGAAACATCTGATCCGCTCGTTTTAAATCATCAATGTGCAGAAGATTGGGAAACAATTAAAGTTGAAAGAACTTTTGGAGATGGATTAATTGGAATTTTGGAGAATTTAGTAGTTGGGGTTGATATTTTTGATTTGCAAACTTTAAGTTACCAGTGTCGAGAGTAA
- a CDS encoding putative membrane protein (PFAM: RDD family) yields the protein MGCFMTYKPDLEERLFKEEIQIAKIEKRVLAHVIDDFLLTILLFFTIIEGIASADSPENMILLINSFVFEFTLMKFFYHLIFTGIYGASIGKIMMKIKIVNIEDFGEPSWKDAFYRSGVRIASEMIFWLGFLWAIFDPNKQGWHDKSARTIVVDVKK from the coding sequence ATGGGCTGTTTTATGACATACAAACCAGATTTAGAAGAGAGACTTTTTAAAGAAGAGATTCAGATTGCTAAAATTGAAAAGAGAGTTTTAGCACATGTGATTGATGATTTTCTTTTAACAATTTTACTATTTTTTACAATTATTGAAGGAATTGCATCGGCAGATTCTCCAGAAAATATGATTTTACTTATTAACTCATTTGTTTTTGAATTTACTTTGATGAAGTTTTTTTATCATTTAATTTTTACAGGAATTTATGGTGCTTCAATTGGAAAAATCATGATGAAGATAAAAATTGTAAATATCGAAGATTTTGGTGAGCCAAGTTGGAAAGATGCATTTTATAGAAGTGGTGTGAGAATTGCGAGTGAGATGATTTTTTGGCTCGGATTTTTATGGGCAATTTTTGATCCAAATAAGCAAGGTTGGCATGATAAATCAGCAAGAACAATAGTTGTTGATGTTAAAAAGTAG
- a CDS encoding hypothetical protein (PFAM: PQ loop repeat) yields the protein MENLGFLAGFLTSVSQLPQVIKVIKSGDTRSISLWTYVILFMGIALWLIYGIFEGDYPLIFANSFTLIMTSVIIFYKIRFG from the coding sequence TTGGAAAATTTAGGTTTTCTAGCTGGTTTTTTAACATCAGTTTCACAATTACCACAAGTAATTAAAGTGATTAAGAGTGGGGACACCCGCTCAATTTCACTTTGGACATATGTGATTCTTTTTATGGGAATTGCACTTTGGTTGATTTACGGAATTTTCGAGGGGGATTATCCGCTGATTTTTGCAAATTCATTTACTTTAATTATGACTTCCGTAATTATTTTTTACAAGATAAGGTTTGGATAA
- a CDS encoding Bor protein (PFAM: Bor protein), with protein sequence MLVLLKIFLEDKKLKKSNIAFLFLTAFLFTSCSKVTVVAQNPKSEIIREPDFQRSENYFFWGLAGEHHYNTTSICNNGVEQIRTEKTFGDGFFTLITLGIYSPHSAKIWCKGE encoded by the coding sequence TTGTTAGTATTATTAAAAATATTTTTAGAGGATAAAAAACTGAAAAAGTCAAACATCGCTTTTCTATTTTTAACAGCTTTTCTTTTTACATCTTGTAGCAAAGTTACAGTTGTCGCACAGAACCCAAAATCTGAAATAATACGAGAACCAGATTTTCAAAGATCGGAAAACTATTTTTTCTGGGGACTCGCTGGAGAACATCATTACAACACAACATCAATTTGTAATAATGGAGTTGAGCAAATCAGAACGGAAAAAACTTTTGGAGATGGATTTTTCACTTTAATTACATTGGGAATCTATTCACCGCACTCAGCAAAAATTTGGTGTAAAGGAGAATAG
- a CDS encoding organic solvent tolerance protein OstA (PFAM: Organic solvent tolerance protein), with product MLKSSFLIFISTIFLWGDNDTIYFLSKEINMKKERTIAKKDATIVYKNKYMRAENIVHNADEKSVELFGNVTLIENGLYYFIGNYARVDLGEDKDFYIDDMFLYHKPRHIWLYADEANSSKDKYFLKDTFLSSCRSENPDWGFYINEGYFYKKEELFELYNTVLYASDIPIFYIPYINFSIKRERKTGLLVPTFGVSKTDGFFFSQPIYYVPNNYSDWEIAPQTRTWRGNGIYGTYRFKHSYESRGEINFGYFKERNSYLEQYKLAHDEHYGLEILYKNDSIHKKHKDGLYLNLRYLNDIDYLYLKPIYEEGDSETTNLIESRINYYISTGNHSFGFYNSYTIDTSKNSNDDTLQTLPHLQYHKDIDSFSKNILYSFDYNFKNFYRKSGTIATQNEATLPIIFHTSFFNEYLRLRLTENFYGSYINFDRTEQYQDKDNFYLRHYHQIEFFSDLSKKYENTFHSTNFGFNLIISDLEYKSGFYTPEESETSSCETGQPCEFQTEDKIEGALETKFTQYIHLNKSGDEVLYHKMVQPLNIENGEISSLGDFENELRWQITKPLSFYNSIIYSHEREHINQVSTTLELKSDRFSFDISHFYKDEIDEDDLEFISSDLSFKVASKGSIFGHYSYDIEDESTRSWGGGYSMEKRCWNYRLGYRQEYHPILTTNGTETLRDDMIYFLIELYPLGGFEYKFR from the coding sequence ATGTTAAAAAGTAGTTTCTTAATTTTTATCTCCACAATTTTTTTGTGGGGAGATAACGACACAATTTATTTCTTGTCAAAAGAGATAAATATGAAAAAAGAGCGAACAATTGCAAAAAAAGATGCGACCATTGTTTATAAAAATAAATATATGAGAGCAGAAAATATTGTTCATAATGCTGACGAAAAAAGTGTTGAACTTTTTGGAAATGTAACACTTATTGAAAATGGACTCTACTATTTTATTGGAAATTATGCGAGAGTTGATTTGGGAGAGGATAAAGATTTTTACATAGACGACATGTTTCTTTATCATAAACCGCGACATATTTGGCTCTATGCAGACGAGGCAAATTCAAGCAAAGATAAGTATTTTTTAAAAGATACTTTTTTGTCAAGTTGTCGAAGTGAAAATCCAGATTGGGGTTTTTACATAAATGAGGGGTATTTTTATAAAAAAGAGGAACTTTTTGAGCTTTACAACACAGTTTTATATGCTTCAGATATTCCAATTTTCTATATTCCTTACATAAATTTCTCTATAAAAAGAGAAAGAAAAACAGGTTTGCTTGTTCCAACTTTTGGAGTTTCAAAAACAGATGGTTTTTTCTTTTCACAACCAATTTATTATGTTCCAAATAACTATTCAGACTGGGAAATTGCACCGCAAACTCGAACTTGGAGAGGGAACGGAATATATGGAACTTACCGTTTTAAACATTCGTACGAATCAAGAGGTGAGATAAATTTCGGATATTTTAAAGAGCGAAATAGTTATTTAGAGCAGTATAAATTAGCACACGATGAACACTACGGTTTGGAAATCTTGTATAAAAACGATTCAATTCACAAAAAACATAAAGATGGATTGTATTTGAATTTGAGATATTTGAATGATATAGATTATCTATATTTGAAACCAATTTATGAAGAGGGAGACAGTGAAACAACGAACCTCATCGAATCTAGGATTAATTACTATATTTCAACAGGAAATCACTCCTTTGGTTTTTATAACAGTTACACAATTGATACATCAAAAAATAGCAATGATGATACTCTTCAAACTCTTCCACACTTACAATATCATAAGGATATAGACTCTTTTTCAAAAAATATTCTCTACTCTTTTGATTACAATTTCAAGAATTTTTATAGAAAAAGCGGAACAATTGCAACACAAAATGAGGCGACACTTCCAATTATTTTCCATACATCATTTTTTAATGAATATTTAAGACTCCGTTTAACAGAGAATTTTTATGGAAGCTATATAAATTTTGATAGAACCGAACAGTATCAAGATAAAGATAATTTTTATCTTCGGCACTACCACCAAATCGAATTCTTTTCAGACCTCTCAAAAAAATATGAAAACACTTTTCACTCAACAAATTTTGGATTTAATTTAATTATTTCAGATCTTGAATACAAAAGTGGTTTTTATACTCCTGAAGAGAGTGAAACTAGCAGTTGTGAAACAGGTCAGCCTTGTGAATTTCAAACTGAAGATAAAATCGAGGGTGCTTTAGAGACAAAATTTACTCAATACATTCATTTAAATAAGAGCGGCGATGAGGTTCTCTATCACAAAATGGTTCAGCCTTTAAATATTGAAAATGGCGAAATATCTTCTCTCGGAGATTTTGAAAATGAGCTTCGTTGGCAAATTACTAAACCGCTCTCTTTTTACAACTCAATTATATACTCCCACGAAAGAGAGCATATAAATCAAGTCTCAACAACTCTTGAATTAAAAAGTGATCGATTCTCTTTTGACATTTCTCACTTTTATAAAGATGAAATTGATGAAGATGATTTGGAATTTATCTCAAGTGATTTATCTTTTAAAGTTGCATCAAAAGGTTCAATTTTTGGACACTACTCATATGATATTGAAGATGAATCAACAAGAAGTTGGGGCGGGGGTTACTCCATGGAAAAAAGGTGTTGGAATTACAGATTGGGATACAGACAGGAGTATCACCCAATTTTGACAACAAACGGAACAGAAACTTTACGAGATGATATGATATATTTTTTAATTGAACTCTATCCACTTGGAGGGTTTGAGTATAAATTCAGATAA
- a CDS encoding 3-phosphoshikimate 1-carboxyvinyltransferase (PFAM: EPSP synthase (3-phosphoshikimate 1-carboxyvinyltransferase)~TIGRFAM: 3-phosphoshikimate 1-carboxyvinyltransferase), with protein MKIAKIYPAEKEIIKNFGESEIGSDKSISHRSAMFSLLANGKSEISNFLEAEDTQNSLKIVEKLGAKVERVGEKIFITSDGIVREPDDVLDCGNSGTGMRLFAGLLSPHRGSFVLTGDKYLRRRPMKRVTKPLKEIGAFLDGRNEGELAPLFIRGGKVTNFNYNSKIASAQVKSALILSALFGNEESKYSEPELSRDHTERMLSGMGAEIEKVSETEIKIKPIQKPLEPLVIEVPTDPSSAFFFAVATAIVPNSKIILKNMLLNKTRIEAYKVLQKMGTKIEFIETNSKYESIGEIHIEYAPLKGVEVSENISWLIDEIPALAIAMSVADGESLIKNAEELRVKESDRIDAVVKNLKFCDVNVEEFNDGFKIVGGKLEPAVIDSFGDHRIAMSFAIGGLLVGMKIEDIESVNTSFPNFFEILSQFTKVELD; from the coding sequence TTGAAAATAGCAAAAATTTATCCTGCTGAAAAAGAGATTATTAAAAATTTTGGTGAGAGTGAGATTGGTTCAGACAAGTCAATTTCCCATCGTTCCGCAATGTTTTCGCTACTTGCAAATGGGAAAAGTGAAATCTCAAATTTTTTAGAAGCAGAAGATACACAGAATTCACTAAAAATTGTTGAAAAACTAGGTGCAAAAGTAGAAAGAGTTGGAGAAAAAATTTTTATCACTTCTGATGGAATAGTTCGAGAACCTGATGATGTTTTGGATTGTGGAAATTCTGGAACAGGAATGCGACTTTTTGCGGGACTTCTCTCACCTCATCGCGGTAGTTTTGTTTTGACTGGTGATAAATATTTGAGACGGCGACCAATGAAACGGGTTACAAAACCATTAAAAGAAATTGGGGCTTTTCTTGACGGACGAAATGAAGGCGAATTAGCTCCACTTTTTATTCGTGGCGGAAAAGTTACAAATTTTAATTACAACTCAAAAATCGCTTCGGCACAAGTCAAATCAGCATTGATTCTTTCAGCACTTTTTGGAAATGAAGAATCTAAATATTCAGAGCCTGAACTTTCCCGAGATCACACCGAACGAATGTTAAGCGGAATGGGTGCGGAAATCGAAAAAGTTTCGGAAACTGAAATCAAAATTAAACCAATCCAAAAACCTTTAGAACCGTTGGTAATTGAAGTTCCGACCGATCCGTCAAGTGCCTTTTTCTTTGCTGTCGCAACTGCAATTGTTCCAAATTCAAAAATTATTCTTAAAAATATGCTTTTGAACAAAACTCGAATTGAGGCATACAAAGTTTTACAAAAAATGGGAACAAAAATCGAATTTATCGAGACAAACTCAAAATATGAAAGTATTGGTGAAATTCATATTGAATATGCTCCGCTAAAAGGTGTTGAAGTTTCTGAAAATATCTCTTGGTTAATTGATGAAATTCCTGCTCTTGCAATTGCTATGAGTGTTGCAGACGGTGAAAGTTTAATCAAAAATGCTGAAGAACTTCGAGTTAAAGAGAGCGACCGAATTGATGCTGTTGTGAAAAATTTGAAATTTTGTGATGTGAATGTTGAAGAATTCAATGACGGATTTAAAATTGTTGGCGGAAAATTAGAACCTGCGGTAATTGATTCGTTTGGCGACCACAGAATTGCTATGAGTTTTGCTATCGGCGGTCTGCTTGTTGGAATGAAAATTGAAGATATTGAAAGTGTAAATACTTCTTTTCCAAACTTTTTTGAAATTCTTTCTCAATTCACAAAAGTCGAATTAGATTAA
- a CDS encoding sodium ion-translocating decarboxylase, beta subunit (PFAM: subunit~TIGRFAM: sodium ion-translocating decarboxylase, beta subunit), whose amino-acid sequence MKKILVLLFLSFGTLLASGDVSHDEVKAERQLTDPYGDPQPMGTMVIHFLQSTGLYAFLTAEDTVKDDHGEKVEVSAFSQGWGRVIMILVSFLLFYLAIAKNFEPLLLLPIGFGGLLANIPIADIAGPDGFLGILYNAGVANGLFPILIFAGVGAMTDFGPLLSNPKTALLGGAAQFGIFATLIGAVALTDMGIFDFTLQDASAIGIIGGADGPTSIFIASNLAPDLLGAIAVASYSYMALVPIIQPPIMKALTTKEEREIKMTSLRPVSKLEKIMFPLTIIVLTLLVLPDATPLVGALMFGNFLKESGVVNRLSDTLQNALINIITIFLGLSVGSKLAAEKFLVPETLGILGLGLIAFSIGTAAGVIMAKIMNKFSTNKINPLIGSAGVSAVPMAARVSNKVGMEAKPGNMLLMHAMGPNVAGVIGSAVAAGVLLSIFK is encoded by the coding sequence ATGAAAAAAATTTTAGTTTTACTATTTCTCTCTTTTGGAACTCTTTTAGCCAGTGGAGATGTAAGCCACGATGAGGTCAAGGCTGAACGACAATTAACTGATCCTTACGGTGATCCTCAGCCAATGGGAACAATGGTTATTCACTTCTTGCAATCGACTGGTCTTTATGCTTTTCTTACAGCAGAAGACACAGTAAAAGATGATCACGGTGAAAAAGTAGAAGTTTCGGCATTCTCACAAGGTTGGGGTCGAGTAATTATGATTCTTGTCTCTTTCCTGCTCTTCTACTTGGCAATTGCTAAAAACTTTGAGCCACTCCTACTTTTACCAATTGGATTTGGTGGGCTTTTAGCAAATATTCCAATTGCAGATATTGCTGGACCAGACGGATTTTTAGGAATTCTCTACAATGCAGGTGTGGCAAATGGACTTTTCCCAATTCTGATTTTTGCAGGTGTTGGTGCGATGACAGATTTCGGACCTCTACTTTCAAATCCTAAAACGGCACTTCTTGGTGGAGCTGCTCAATTCGGTATCTTTGCAACTCTAATCGGTGCTGTTGCTTTGACAGATATGGGAATTTTCGACTTCACACTTCAAGATGCTTCAGCAATTGGAATCATTGGAGGAGCTGATGGACCAACTTCAATTTTCATTGCCTCCAACCTAGCCCCTGACTTGCTTGGTGCAATTGCTGTTGCTTCATATTCGTATATGGCACTTGTTCCAATTATTCAGCCTCCAATTATGAAAGCACTCACGACGAAAGAGGAACGAGAAATCAAAATGACTAGCTTACGACCTGTAAGCAAGTTGGAAAAAATCATGTTCCCACTCACGATCATTGTTTTAACTCTTCTTGTTCTTCCTGATGCTACTCCACTTGTTGGTGCATTGATGTTTGGTAACTTCTTGAAAGAGTCTGGTGTTGTCAATCGACTTTCTGACACTCTTCAAAATGCACTTATCAATATCATCACAATCTTCTTAGGTCTTTCTGTTGGTTCAAAACTTGCTGCTGAAAAATTCCTAGTTCCTGAAACTCTTGGAATTCTTGGACTTGGTCTAATTGCATTCTCAATCGGAACGGCTGCTGGGGTGATTATGGCAAAAATTATGAACAAATTTAGCACAAACAAAATTAATCCACTTATCGGTTCGGCAGGTGTTTCGGCTGTTCCTATGGCTGCGAGAGTTTCAAATAAAGTTGGAATGGAAGCAAAACCTGGGAATATGTTGTTGATGCATGCGATGGGTCCAAATGTTGCTGGTGTCATCGGTTCAGCAGTTGCTGCTGGAGTTCTTCTCTCTATTTTTAAATAA
- a CDS encoding pyruvate/oxaloacetate carboxyltransferase (PFAM: HMGL-like; Conserved carboxylase domain; Biotin-requiring enzyme), protein MAKKKIDVMDTTFRDGFQSVFGGRVLMEDFFPAVEATRDAGVTHFEFGGGARFQTLFFYMRENAFEMMKRFREIVGPDANLQTLSRGVSYVGLDVGSSEVIDLNFKLFKKYGATTIRNFDALNDINNLKFPASAIKKHGLKHEAVVTMMDLPPGCEGAHDVAFYEKTLRDILDSGLEFDSVAFKDASGTANPKKIGETISMARKLLGKDTHIRLHTHETAGVSVAAYISALDAGADGIDLAQAPVSGGTSQPDILTMLHALKGTNYDLGLDKHKILESERVLKERLKDYFIPPEATMVSPLIPFSPMPGGALTANTQMMRDNNILDKFPQAILEMEDVVRKGGYGTSVTPVSQFYFQQALNNVMFGRWKKIAPGYGKMVLGYFGKTPVLPDPETVKLASEQLKLEPTTKPALEISDADEKKSLAHYKKMLEDEGLPTTEENLFITASCDVKGIRFLKGEGEYKVRKISEMEEEKGDKKVKNGVEVYTVNVDGQSYNVTVAVGSNANIEVKNIESADNGASVAPSGEGEAIHSQVPGNVWKVLKKVGDKVAKDEKIMILEAMKMEIDIVAPKDGVVTEISVTEGQAIENEQLLAKVQ, encoded by the coding sequence TTGGCAAAGAAAAAAATTGATGTGATGGACACAACTTTCAGAGATGGATTTCAATCTGTTTTTGGTGGTCGAGTTCTTATGGAGGATTTCTTTCCAGCAGTTGAGGCAACTCGAGATGCAGGAGTAACACACTTTGAATTTGGAGGTGGTGCAAGATTTCAAACTCTTTTCTTTTATATGAGAGAAAATGCTTTTGAGATGATGAAAAGATTCCGAGAAATTGTTGGACCAGATGCAAATTTACAAACTCTTTCTCGAGGTGTTTCATATGTTGGACTTGATGTTGGAAGTTCTGAAGTTATTGATCTTAATTTCAAACTTTTCAAAAAATATGGTGCGACAACAATCCGAAATTTTGATGCACTAAATGACATCAACAATTTAAAATTTCCTGCAAGTGCAATTAAAAAACATGGGTTGAAACACGAAGCAGTTGTTACAATGATGGACTTACCACCAGGTTGTGAAGGTGCGCATGATGTTGCTTTTTACGAAAAAACTCTTCGAGACATTTTGGATTCTGGATTAGAATTTGATTCAGTTGCATTTAAAGATGCTTCTGGAACAGCAAATCCAAAAAAGATTGGTGAAACAATCTCAATGGCTCGGAAACTTCTTGGAAAAGATACACATATTCGACTTCACACACACGAAACTGCTGGTGTTTCTGTCGCTGCTTATATTTCGGCACTTGATGCAGGAGCAGACGGAATCGACTTAGCTCAAGCACCAGTTTCAGGTGGAACAAGCCAACCAGATATTTTAACAATGCTTCATGCACTTAAAGGAACGAACTACGATTTAGGTCTTGACAAACACAAGATTCTTGAGTCTGAAAGAGTTTTAAAAGAGAGATTAAAAGACTATTTTATTCCACCAGAAGCAACTATGGTTTCACCACTGATTCCATTTTCTCCAATGCCGGGGGGAGCTTTAACTGCAAATACTCAAATGATGAGAGACAACAATATTCTTGATAAATTCCCACAGGCAATTTTAGAAATGGAAGATGTTGTTAGAAAAGGTGGATACGGAACTTCTGTTACTCCAGTTTCTCAATTCTATTTCCAACAAGCATTAAACAATGTGATGTTTGGACGGTGGAAAAAGATTGCTCCAGGTTACGGAAAAATGGTTCTTGGATATTTTGGAAAGACTCCAGTTTTACCAGACCCAGAAACAGTCAAACTTGCAAGTGAGCAATTGAAACTAGAGCCAACTACAAAACCAGCTCTTGAAATTTCTGATGCAGATGAGAAAAAATCTTTAGCACACTACAAAAAGATGTTAGAAGATGAGGGACTCCCGACGACTGAAGAAAATCTTTTCATTACTGCTTCGTGTGATGTAAAAGGGATTCGGTTCTTAAAAGGCGAGGGTGAATACAAAGTTAGAAAAATTTCTGAAATGGAAGAAGAAAAAGGAGATAAAAAAGTGAAAAATGGTGTTGAAGTTTATACAGTAAATGTTGATGGTCAAAGTTACAATGTAACAGTTGCAGTTGGAAGCAATGCAAATATTGAAGTGAAAAATATCGAGTCTGCTGACAATGGTGCTTCTGTTGCTCCAAGCGGAGAGGGTGAAGCAATTCATTCTCAAGTTCCAGGGAATGTTTGGAAAGTTCTGAAAAAAGTTGGTGACAAAGTAGCAAAAGATGAAAAAATCATGATTCTTGAAGCTATGAAAATGGAAATTGATATTGTTGCCCCAAAAGACGGAGTTGTAACTGAGATTTCAGTTACTGAAGGTCAAGCAATCGAAAACGAGCAACTACTAGCAAAAGTTCAATAA
- a CDS encoding sodium pump decarboxylase gamma subunit family protein (PFAM: Oxaloacetate decarboxylase, gamma chain~TIGRFAM: sodium pump decarboxylases, gamma subunit), which produces MEGSLVSEGLKFMTLGMGTVFVFLILMIIVLNLQAYLIGKFFPEKEKPKANTQSSNGLDKQKVAAIVGAVSAYKKG; this is translated from the coding sequence ATGGAAGGTAGTCTTGTATCAGAAGGTTTGAAATTTATGACCCTTGGAATGGGAACAGTTTTTGTTTTCTTGATTTTAATGATCATAGTTTTGAATCTTCAAGCATATCTAATCGGAAAGTTTTTTCCAGAAAAAGAGAAACCAAAAGCTAACACTCAATCTAGCAACGGTTTAGACAAGCAAAAGGTCGCTGCGATTGTCGGAGCGGTTTCAGCATATAAGAAAGGATAG
- a CDS encoding tRNA(Ile)-lysidine synthetase (PFAM: PP-loop family~TIGRFAM: tRNA(Ile)-lysidine synthetase, N-terminal domain), whose amino-acid sequence MDFIAPETVSLLKKGKNLLAFSGGVDSSALFFILMKYEIDFDIAIVDYQIRPQSSDEVDYAKYLAQQYEKMLFIGAVSLDKFSEGEARTVRYKFFSDIIEQNSYRNLITAHQLNDKLEWFFMQFSKGAGLLEISGMGEFESRENYRIVRPLIEISKDQILSYLEENNIKYFVDASNFDEQYRRNYFRHNFSNKFLQNFEEGVRKSFQYLETDRTLILNENIEIFREEKLSYFESSQHDRVTLFYVDKILKKEGYLLSAKQRDEIMFDREVVIGSEWVIAITPFQTYICPHSQTSMPKEFKERCRVRRIPNLIRPYLFDIGSSIC is encoded by the coding sequence TTGGATTTTATTGCTCCTGAAACAGTTTCTCTTTTAAAAAAGGGAAAAAACTTACTTGCTTTTTCTGGTGGAGTGGATTCGTCCGCTCTATTTTTTATTTTGATGAAATATGAAATAGATTTTGACATTGCAATTGTTGATTACCAAATTAGACCTCAAAGTAGCGATGAGGTCGATTATGCAAAATATTTAGCACAACAGTATGAAAAAATGCTTTTCATTGGTGCAGTCTCTCTTGACAAATTTTCAGAAGGTGAGGCTCGGACTGTTCGTTATAAATTTTTCTCTGATATTATTGAACAAAACAGCTACCGAAACTTAATTACTGCACATCAACTGAATGATAAACTTGAGTGGTTTTTTATGCAATTTTCAAAAGGTGCTGGACTTTTAGAAATTTCTGGAATGGGAGAGTTTGAGAGTCGAGAAAATTACCGAATTGTCCGCCCACTAATTGAGATTTCAAAAGATCAAATTCTCTCCTATTTAGAAGAAAACAACATCAAATATTTTGTAGATGCTTCAAATTTTGATGAACAATATCGTCGAAACTACTTTAGACACAACTTCTCCAATAAATTTTTACAGAATTTTGAAGAGGGTGTTCGCAAATCTTTCCAATATTTAGAGACTGATCGAACTCTGATCTTGAATGAAAATATAGAAATTTTTCGCGAAGAAAAGCTCTCATATTTTGAAAGTAGCCAACATGATCGTGTAACTCTCTTTTATGTCGATAAGATTTTAAAAAAAGAGGGCTATCTTCTTTCAGCAAAACAGAGAGATGAAATTATGTTTGACCGAGAAGTTGTTATTGGTTCTGAATGGGTTATCGCAATTACTCCTTTTCAAACTTACATCTGTCCGCACTCTCAAACATCTATGCCAAAAGAGTTTAAAGAGCGGTGTAGAGTTCGTAGAATTCCGAACTTAATTCGCCCTTATCTTTTTGATATTGGAAGTTCGATCTGTTAG